Part of the Halomarina pelagica genome, TCACCACGCACCGATGGTCGATAGCACGAGTGCTCACGCTTGATTCTTGCATATGTCTGTTTATTATTTTTGTTGTTTACTATTTTGTATTAAAAATCGGCGAAACGACGTTCGTGGCCGCGACCTCCCGTGATCGTCGACGTTCTCCACCGCCTGACAGCCATATGTCCACGGCACATTGTCTGGTTGTAGCAGACGGGCGACTGCCTTTGTTAAAAACAGGTTGTCGACGAACCGACGGGTACGCGGATCGAGTTAGGTACGTACTACGTCAGGTGTTCGAGGGTCGTTGACGGAGAGAAGACGTTGGTGCGAGGCCGATTCAGGAGGCCGACGGGTCGGCGTCGAGTCGTTCGAGGGCCGAAGCCAGCCGCGAATCGTCGTCCCCTTCGACGTTCGCCCGGAACTGGTTCGCCGTAACGAGGAGGAGCGCCGCCGTGCTCACGAAGGTCCACACGAGCGGCTCGACGCCGCCGAGTACGGGGGCACCGAGGGTGGCCCCCGAGACGAGCACGCCGATCGCCAGTCCGAGGTAGAGATTGCCCTTCGGTGCCGAGGCCGGGGAGGTCGTCCGCTCCGTGAGGTATGGCGTCAACTCGTCTGCCACCTCGCGGAGTTCGATGGTTCCCCGGTGCTTGTCGAAGTCGACGATCTCCGCGTCGTCCATCTTCGGGAGGTGACACTGGTAGAGTCCGATGTACACGCGCTTGCGCTGCGCCGAGGAGAGGGCGTTCACCTCGATTCCGTTCTCCATCGCCGCGATGTGCTCCGCGAGTTCGCCGATGTTGGCGGAGCCGTCGTGGTCCCAGAGGTACTTGAGGATGTCACGTCGGCGTCTGTTTTTGAGGATCTCGAAGACTGTATCGAGCGAGAGCTGTTCCACCTCGGCGTCGTCCGTCGCCGTCGACGGCGCGTCCGGCGTCTGCAGTTGAGTTTGGCTCATTGGATACCACCTGTGGCTGGTCGCAGCGCTGGCTGCACCTACCGGTCGTGTCGCGTGCCGAAACGGCAGCGACGAGATCGGAGAGATGTCCGCCGTATCCGAGCGTCCCGGATCCCTGTGGTCGGCGGACACGCGTGCATCCCCACGATGCTGCGTCAGCGCTTCCAGTGTAATCTGTGAATGGCTTAATAAGTAACTGATTTATGCAGCCACTGCAAAACCGAGCGGATGCTTTGCAAAACGTGCGAAAACCGATACGGGGGTCTAGAGGTTTGGCTCGGCCGATCACGGATTGTTTTCCAGGCCGTATCGCCGAATTATAGGCGTGTCAGCGGTCCTCAGGCGTCATGCGTTCGTCAGACGTTATATACCCTCGACCAGGCGAGTGCCGGAGGTAGGCCGTTCTTCACGACGTGAGGGGGGGCGTTAGCGTGCAATTTTTGCGACTCGCTGTACGCCACCGTTTTCGGGACCCTCCCCGGGAAAAATCGCGCCACTGGCGAGCGATCGTTAATCGGCTGCTTCTTCCCCGACGAAGACGCCGGGACGTTCTCCGGCTCCATCATCAGGGCCGGAACCCGTCCGCGTCGCCGTCGATGAGCGCCGCGAGTCCGTCCTGAAGCCCGACCGACGGCTCGTAGCCGAGTTCCCGTCGCGCCTTCGAGATGTCGGCCCTGCTCGCTTCGATGTCCCCCGGCCGGGGATCGACGTGAGTGACGTCGCTCTCCCCGTCGGTGAGGTCGGCGACGAGTCGGGCGAGGTCCAGGATGCTCACGCTACGCCCCGTCCCGACGTTGTACGCCTCGCCCACGCGATCGGTCGTCGCGGCCAGCACGTTCGCGCGCACGACGTCGCTGACGTGAACGAAGTCCCGGATCTGTGAGCCGTCGCCCTCGACGGTGATCGGCTGTCCGCTACAGGCCTGTTCGAGGAACACGGTGATGACGCTGCTGTAGTCCGCGCAGGCCTGTCGGGGTCCGTAGACGTTGAAGTACCGCAGCGCGACGGTGTCCAGCCCGTAGAGGTCGTGGTACAGCCGCGCGTAGTGGTCGACGGCGAGTTTCTCGACGCCGTAGGGCGACGTCGGCGTCGTCGGCTCCTCCTCGGTGACGGGGATCGTCGTCGGGTTCCCGTAGATGGCGGTGCTCGAGGCGACGACCACCCGCGCGTCGGCTCGACGCGCCCGTTCGAGCAGGGTGAGCGCCCCCGTCGCGTTCACCCGGTGGCTCGCAACGGGGTCGTCCACCGAGCGCGTGACGCTCGCGTTCGCCGCCTCGTGAAAGACGAGGTCGACGTCGGCCATCGCCTCCGCGACGGTCGCCGGATCGCGGATGTCACCCTCTATCACCGTCGCGTCGGGGTGGACGTGAGCGCGCCGACCCGTCGAGAAGTCGTCGAGGACGCGCACCTCGTTGTCCTCGACGAGCGCGTCGACGAGGTGACTGCCGATGAACCCCGCTCCCCCCGTGACCAGCACGCGCCG contains:
- a CDS encoding DUF7344 domain-containing protein, translating into MSQTQLQTPDAPSTATDDAEVEQLSLDTVFEILKNRRRRDILKYLWDHDGSANIGELAEHIAAMENGIEVNALSSAQRKRVYIGLYQCHLPKMDDAEIVDFDKHRGTIELREVADELTPYLTERTTSPASAPKGNLYLGLAIGVLVSGATLGAPVLGGVEPLVWTFVSTAALLLVTANQFRANVEGDDDSRLASALERLDADPSAS
- a CDS encoding NAD-dependent epimerase/dehydratase family protein, with translation MASATVDGRRVLVTGGAGFIGSHLVDALVEDNEVRVLDDFSTGRRAHVHPDATVIEGDIRDPATVAEAMADVDLVFHEAANASVTRSVDDPVASHRVNATGALTLLERARRADARVVVASSTAIYGNPTTIPVTEEEPTTPTSPYGVEKLAVDHYARLYHDLYGLDTVALRYFNVYGPRQACADYSSVITVFLEQACSGQPITVEGDGSQIRDFVHVSDVVRANVLAATTDRVGEAYNVGTGRSVSILDLARLVADLTDGESDVTHVDPRPGDIEASRADISKARRELGYEPSVGLQDGLAALIDGDADGFRP